In the Mya arenaria isolate MELC-2E11 chromosome 11, ASM2691426v1 genome, one interval contains:
- the LOC128209580 gene encoding alpha-ketoglutarate-dependent dioxygenase alkB homolog 6-like — translation MIEEHLIGKVPPSIHYIPDFISREEGEYLLKNVYTAPKPKWTQLSNRRLQNWGGLPHPKGMVAEDLPKWLQTCAEKISRLGVFEDKVPNHVLVNEYEAGQGIMPHVDGPLYFPTVSTISLGSHTLLDFYKPIQEHSESENMNVNSETIATAFEDRYVSSILLQPRSLILVRDDMYTRYLHGIAERTDDIINTSVANLDKCVGVNVGDKITRTTRVSLTIRYVPKTIKAKLLFGVKR, via the exons GTGCCACCATCTATCCACTACATACCTGACTTCATCTCACGAGAAGAGGgagaatatttgttgaaaaatgtttatactGCCCCAAAACCAAAATGGACACAGCTTTCAAACAGGAGACTTCAAAATTGGG GGGGGTTACCGCATCCTAAGGGTATGGTAGCTGAGGACCTACCAAAG TGGTTACAAACCTGCGCTGAGAAAATCTCAAGGCTTGGGGTGTTTGAAGACAAAGTTCCCAACCATGTGCTTGTGAATGAGTATGAAGCGGGACAAGGAATAATG CCCCATGTAGATGGTCCTCTCTACTTCCCAACTGTTTCCACTATCAGCCTGGGGTCACACACTCTTCTTGACTTCTACAAGCCAATCCAGGAACACAGTGAGAGTGAAAACATGAATGTAAACAGTGAG ACTATTGCCACTGCTTTTGAGGATCGGTACGTCTCCTCCATACTGCTACAGCCGCGAAGCCTGATCCTTGTCAGGGATGATATGTACACAAGATATCTCCATGGAATTGCAGAAAGAACTGATGACATCATCAATACTAGTGTAGCTAATCTGGACAAATGTGTGGGTGTGAATGTTGGGGATAAAATTACACGAACCACTCGAGTTTCGCTAACTATTAGATATGTTCCAAAGACTATAAAAGCGAAACTTCTGTTTGGAGTAAAAAGATAA